In the genome of bacterium, one region contains:
- a CDS encoding ABC transporter substrate-binding protein, with translation MSKKSKVFALSTILLLVSATSLAGSTTSSASDHTTLTFWTYFTATQAEHQWIMAAVQNFEKHHPGATVQIVPQPRGAQYFSLFDAASLGKTGPDILNLWTGLYALRYGNYLVPLNKYLTPAQKASMIGLKYTAQGFNTDNSIYGIVSELQSYEGFYNKTLFHQAGINSYPTTYSQFLQDCAMLKGHGILPIVDGAYQAYNMFSYYLMNYLTASQITGLKDGSIKWTDPRIMQALTRYVALYKDGYVNPDTLTNKDPEQMFLNGKAAMILDAGSWNVPVFSKALGSNVGLMFIPQDPGAPSYGNVVSFPGWMTSVTSYSKHRQLALEFIQDALQPAVSGAMAKAGLVPADKNIPADMLADPLQKNLYQRTQTGHIWPMFDNLIQANIADAMNSVFGSAITGGVTPTQALSQLQQAWDSLPARQK, from the coding sequence ATGAGCAAAAAGTCTAAGGTGTTTGCGTTATCGACTATCCTGTTGCTCGTGAGCGCCACCAGCTTGGCGGGGTCGACAACCAGTTCCGCATCTGACCACACAACCCTGACCTTTTGGACGTACTTTACGGCTACTCAAGCAGAGCACCAATGGATCATGGCAGCCGTGCAGAATTTCGAGAAGCATCATCCCGGCGCCACGGTCCAAATTGTTCCGCAACCGCGCGGCGCCCAGTACTTCTCGCTTTTTGATGCAGCCTCGCTTGGGAAGACAGGACCTGACATCCTCAATCTGTGGACCGGCCTGTACGCCCTACGGTACGGAAACTACCTGGTCCCGCTGAACAAGTACCTGACCCCCGCGCAGAAAGCGAGCATGATCGGGCTCAAATACACTGCCCAGGGATTCAACACCGATAACAGCATCTACGGTATCGTGAGCGAACTGCAATCGTATGAAGGCTTCTATAACAAGACATTGTTCCACCAAGCTGGAATCAACAGCTACCCGACCACGTATTCACAGTTCCTCCAGGACTGCGCCATGCTGAAAGGACACGGGATCCTGCCTATCGTCGATGGGGCCTATCAAGCGTACAACATGTTCTCGTATTACCTGATGAACTACCTCACCGCATCACAGATCACCGGTCTCAAGGATGGCAGCATCAAGTGGACGGACCCGCGTATCATGCAGGCCCTGACGCGCTACGTGGCCCTGTACAAGGACGGTTACGTCAATCCTGACACCCTAACCAATAAGGACCCGGAGCAGATGTTCCTTAACGGCAAAGCTGCCATGATCCTCGACGCGGGCAGTTGGAACGTCCCAGTATTCTCTAAGGCGCTCGGCAGCAACGTGGGATTGATGTTCATCCCTCAGGACCCGGGCGCCCCTTCGTATGGCAATGTTGTCTCCTTCCCAGGTTGGATGACCTCTGTCACCAGCTATAGCAAGCACCGCCAGCTAGCGCTGGAGTTCATCCAGGACGCGCTACAACCTGCCGTTAGCGGCGCGATGGCGAAAGCGGGGTTGGTACCTGCAGACAAAAATATACCGGCGGACATGCTGGCGGATCCTCTGCAGAAGAATCTCTACCAAAGGACCCAGACGGGCCACATTTGGCCAATGTTCGATAACCTCATCCAGGCCAACATCGCGGACGCTATGAACTCGGTATTCGGCTCGGCGATCACGGGCGGAGTTACGCCAACGCAGGCCCTCTCTCAGTTGCAGCAGGCCTGGGACTCATTGCCCGCGCGTCAGAAGTGA
- a CDS encoding amino acid ABC transporter permease, which yields MPIDWEFIISKGVLQQIAAGLWLTVIMSISCCVGALLFGALGALLQLSTSKWLRSIGQSYVTIFRNIPLLVVLFFFYFGVPTLAQPRQLPILYSGSYETNIAILVISLVSGAYMAEVIRAGIEAVPGGQIEAALASGINKRQTFQHIIVPQLAPIILPGMASEVINVTKSTAFSMAIGVKELTSQGQQIESATFKGFEAMTAVTLTYLVLNGAIFAIMTALERSFGKK from the coding sequence ATGCCAATCGACTGGGAATTCATCATCAGCAAAGGCGTGCTGCAACAGATCGCTGCTGGACTCTGGCTCACCGTAATAATGTCGATTTCGTGCTGCGTTGGCGCGCTTCTCTTTGGCGCGCTCGGTGCGTTGTTGCAACTTAGTACTTCTAAATGGCTAAGGTCCATCGGTCAGTCATATGTAACTATTTTCCGCAACATCCCCCTCTTGGTGGTACTCTTTTTCTTCTACTTCGGCGTTCCGACGCTTGCGCAACCGCGGCAGCTACCGATCCTGTATTCGGGAAGCTACGAGACAAATATCGCGATTCTCGTGATATCCCTAGTCTCCGGCGCGTATATGGCCGAAGTTATCCGCGCTGGAATCGAAGCCGTTCCAGGCGGTCAAATCGAGGCTGCGCTCGCCTCTGGCATTAACAAGCGACAGACCTTCCAGCATATAATTGTCCCGCAACTCGCGCCAATTATTCTTCCTGGCATGGCGAGCGAGGTAATAAACGTAACAAAGAGCACAGCATTCTCAATGGCAATCGGCGTCAAGGAACTTACATCGCAAGGCCAGCAAATTGAATCCGCGACATTCAAAGGCTTTGAAGCGATGACGGCCGTTACCCTGACTTACCTGGTCTTGAACGGAGCGATATTCGCCATCATGACAGCGCTCGAAAGAAGTTTCGGCAAGAAATAG
- a CDS encoding GntR family transcriptional regulator, with protein MGSGSAVTEKAYIHLRDRIIQGSLRPGERLSDRELAKNLGVSRTPIREALRRLERDGFVEQHALGGVRIIDLDARQVADLYDLREVLEVHAVRLAIARLTPDTLDGLRNILSRLAQYCDDPAKRGEEILVGLRLHEGIAKASGDSFLYETVCRLLNRMCQVIWIEVVEEDDAAAEETRREHAMIVTLIDRHRADEAERVVRAHIRTAKDHILRILRAREAFNAALAGVTVS; from the coding sequence TTGGGGAGCGGAAGTGCCGTAACCGAAAAGGCATACATTCACTTGAGGGACAGGATTATTCAAGGCTCTCTGAGGCCTGGGGAGCGCCTCAGTGATCGAGAATTGGCAAAGAACTTGGGGGTTAGTCGAACGCCCATCCGCGAAGCACTGCGCCGATTAGAGCGCGATGGTTTTGTAGAACAGCATGCCTTGGGCGGGGTGCGCATTATTGATCTTGACGCAAGGCAAGTAGCTGACCTTTATGATCTCCGGGAAGTTCTCGAAGTGCACGCTGTACGACTTGCGATTGCGCGTTTGACTCCTGATACTTTGGACGGTCTAAGAAACATTCTCTCGCGGCTTGCACAATATTGCGATGATCCGGCAAAGCGCGGTGAAGAAATACTCGTGGGGCTCCGGTTGCACGAGGGTATTGCGAAGGCGAGTGGTGACTCCTTTCTCTACGAAACGGTGTGCCGTCTTCTGAATCGCATGTGCCAAGTGATCTGGATCGAGGTGGTCGAGGAAGATGACGCGGCGGCGGAAGAAACGCGTCGCGAGCACGCCATGATCGTCACACTAATTGACCGGCACCGCGCGGATGAGGCCGAGAGAGTGGTTCGAGCTCATATTCGCACGGCGAAGGATCACATCTTGCGGATCCTCAGGGCGCGGGAGGCATTCAACGCTGCGCTCGCCGGCGTGACAGTGTCATAG
- a CDS encoding M20/M25/M40 family metallo-hydrolase yields MSQTQPNKGAMLNSVLKILDAKRNELVEFTRDIARIPSVTGNEAAISETCAQRMRSLGLETELSSVSSNQNNVLGWIRSSGERESLMLTGHMDTLPPADGWTRNPYGGDVFEGKIFGNGISNMKASDSAMVYAAYAIKEAGLKLRGDVLVALVVSECQSGIGSMDLMSKNIKTGRFINTEPTELGILTLNSGPQYIRVNILGRAGHSGSHDRGVNAAALMCQLVGRLGPMHQKIPAGGWLEYEDRPQYRGLPIYHLGAIRGGLGRELLEVPANTPSFCTAVINVRVPPNQHFQTTLECFEKLLRDMQKGTPGFQFELSCSCGKPAFESPENSATVKALADAYREIMGAEPPLGPIEPYMFTGTDAGFMQEAGIRDGVVMGPGRFTSSLPDEYVEVDKLVCAAKIYAAAIIDLCGAVV; encoded by the coding sequence ATGTCCCAAACGCAGCCGAATAAAGGCGCAATGCTCAACAGCGTACTCAAGATATTGGACGCCAAACGCAACGAGTTGGTTGAGTTCACACGCGACATCGCTAGGATTCCTAGCGTCACAGGTAACGAGGCCGCAATATCCGAGACATGCGCCCAGCGAATGCGTAGCTTGGGACTCGAGACCGAGCTATCGAGCGTATCCTCCAATCAAAATAACGTCTTGGGGTGGATTCGAAGTTCAGGCGAGCGCGAGAGCCTTATGCTGACTGGACACATGGACACTCTACCGCCTGCCGACGGTTGGACCCGAAACCCCTATGGCGGCGACGTCTTCGAGGGTAAGATATTCGGCAATGGTATTTCAAACATGAAGGCATCGGATTCCGCAATGGTATATGCAGCCTACGCGATAAAGGAAGCCGGTCTAAAGCTTCGAGGCGATGTTCTCGTTGCACTGGTAGTAAGCGAATGCCAAAGTGGCATTGGCTCAATGGATCTGATGTCCAAGAACATCAAGACAGGCAGGTTCATCAATACGGAGCCAACTGAACTCGGAATTCTCACGCTCAATTCTGGCCCTCAGTATATCCGAGTGAACATATTGGGACGAGCGGGTCATTCGGGCTCCCACGATCGTGGCGTAAACGCAGCGGCCCTGATGTGTCAGCTGGTGGGTCGACTTGGTCCGATGCACCAGAAGATCCCTGCAGGTGGGTGGCTCGAATATGAGGATCGTCCACAATATCGAGGCTTGCCAATTTATCATCTTGGTGCAATAAGAGGCGGACTCGGACGGGAGTTGCTCGAGGTGCCGGCCAACACCCCCTCTTTTTGCACCGCTGTCATCAATGTTCGCGTACCACCCAACCAGCATTTCCAAACGACCCTAGAGTGTTTCGAAAAATTGCTACGGGACATGCAGAAGGGCACCCCGGGTTTTCAATTCGAGCTTTCATGTTCTTGTGGAAAGCCAGCGTTTGAGTCGCCGGAAAATTCGGCCACGGTCAAGGCCCTGGCCGACGCCTATCGAGAGATCATGGGAGCCGAGCCCCCATTGGGACCGATCGAGCCCTATATGTTCACGGGAACCGATGCGGGGTTCATGCAGGAGGCCGGAATTCGAGACGGCGTTGTCATGGGGCCGGGACGATTCACGTCGAGTCTCCCGGACGAATATGTGGAAGTCGACAAGCTAGTGTGTGCCGCGAAAATTTATGCGGCAGCGATAATCGATCTCTGTGGCGCGGTGGTCTAA
- a CDS encoding ISNCY family transposase: protein MLRLRDPQESLWEQLLPPQARTLSVELTTVDACLADDRFFEPYRQRFRTLIGCPTVPVETYLRLMYLKHRYRFGYETLVREVADSLHWRHFCHLALDAAVPHPTTLSKLTRKYGPEVVHELNRLLVQHASERKLVRSRRLRVDTTVVQAPIDYPTDIGLLADSVRVVTRTVRRLHTVGAAVRTTFRSRARSIKRSLAAVGRSLRMRTNEAKTAVLTQTARVLRLTRQISLQAQRVLRNSRLRGPHGKGRTAALVQRTRLRLRRQLQLTTRVMAQARTRIGGTTSIPDRVVSVFDPEARPIRRGKLSMKTEFGYKALLTETEDRVITHYEVHVGNPGDSGLLAAALAGHTQTVPRTPRVVATDRGFGSKDNEARLRNAGVKQISLPYKGRLGAARAAHEHQRWFRRQQRWRSGQEATISLGSRKYEWRRSRLRGRDGADIWIGLGILTHNLDRLVTIGATR from the coding sequence ATGTTGCGGCTGAGGGACCCCCAAGAGTCGTTGTGGGAACAGCTGCTGCCGCCCCAAGCGCGCACCCTCAGTGTCGAATTGACGACCGTCGATGCCTGCTTGGCGGATGACCGTTTCTTCGAACCCTACCGGCAACGCTTTCGGACGCTGATCGGCTGCCCCACCGTCCCCGTGGAGACCTATCTCCGCCTGATGTACCTGAAGCACCGCTATCGGTTCGGCTATGAAACGCTGGTCCGCGAAGTCGCCGACAGTCTGCATTGGCGCCACTTCTGCCATTTGGCGCTCGACGCGGCGGTGCCGCATCCCACCACGCTCAGCAAGCTGACCCGGAAGTACGGGCCTGAGGTCGTGCACGAGTTGAACCGCCTCCTGGTGCAGCACGCGAGCGAGCGGAAGCTCGTGCGGAGTCGCAGACTGCGCGTGGACACGACGGTCGTGCAAGCGCCCATCGACTATCCCACCGATATCGGCCTGCTGGCCGATAGTGTACGGGTGGTGACGCGAACGGTCCGCCGGCTCCATACCGTCGGAGCGGCCGTCCGCACGACCTTTCGCTCGCGGGCGCGGAGCATCAAGCGATCGCTCGCCGCGGTTGGTCGCAGTCTCCGGATGCGCACGAACGAGGCGAAGACCGCGGTGCTGACGCAGACCGCGCGGGTGTTGCGGCTGACTCGGCAGATCAGCCTGCAAGCCCAGCGCGTCCTGCGCAATAGCCGGCTGCGCGGCCCGCACGGGAAGGGCCGGACGGCCGCGCTGGTCCAGCGCACCCGGCTGCGCTTGCGGCGCCAACTGCAGTTGACGACGCGAGTTATGGCTCAAGCCCGCACCCGCATCGGGGGCACGACGTCCATTCCCGACCGGGTGGTGAGCGTGTTTGATCCTGAGGCACGCCCCATCCGCCGCGGAAAGTTGAGCATGAAGACGGAGTTCGGCTACAAGGCACTGCTTACGGAGACCGAGGATCGCGTGATCACGCATTACGAGGTCCACGTGGGGAACCCGGGAGATAGCGGCCTACTGGCCGCTGCCCTGGCGGGCCATACGCAGACCGTTCCGCGGACGCCGCGCGTCGTCGCCACCGACCGTGGCTTTGGTAGCAAGGACAACGAAGCGCGTTTGCGCAACGCCGGGGTCAAGCAGATTAGCCTGCCCTATAAAGGAAGACTCGGTGCCGCTCGGGCGGCACATGAACATCAGCGGTGGTTCCGCCGTCAACAACGGTGGCGGAGTGGGCAGGAAGCCACGATCAGCTTGGGCAGTCGCAAGTACGAGTGGCGACGCAGTCGCTTGCGGGGCCGAGATGGTGCAGACATCTGGATCGGACTCGGTATTCTGACCCACAACCTGGACCGACTGGTGACGATCGGTGCGACGCGGTAG
- a CDS encoding transporter substrate-binding domain-containing protein: MTSAGNDAKPNHMGRRELLAAASILPIVVTVASSVRSAQGASPCPSSSTLDQVKKRGKIVVGINPAQAPYGLLGNNGQWTGFDPHLARETANRLGVKLEITQVTPSSRIPLLFAGKVDALMAGMAVTRRRMLQIDFSIPYITVDEKLLVKQGSGISGPVDLAGRTVAVVAGSSTEVALQKAQPKAKLLRYQELPDGFLALKRGLADAFASDVMIITKLAATDTQQKYEIVGPDLDVIPIAVGVRPIDSRWRDTMTFTLLDMQKDGTYAKLFDEYFGKNSQFHLPVPALDLQGMPD; encoded by the coding sequence ATGACAAGCGCCGGAAACGATGCGAAGCCAAACCACATGGGACGCAGAGAGCTCTTGGCGGCGGCCAGCATTCTGCCTATCGTGGTGACTGTTGCAAGTAGCGTGCGTTCGGCCCAGGGGGCGTCACCTTGCCCGTCGTCATCAACGCTGGACCAAGTAAAGAAGAGAGGAAAAATTGTCGTCGGAATAAATCCGGCGCAAGCTCCCTACGGCCTCCTCGGTAATAACGGACAGTGGACTGGTTTCGACCCCCACTTGGCGCGGGAAACGGCGAACCGATTAGGAGTCAAACTCGAGATCACTCAGGTAACTCCTTCCTCCCGGATTCCCCTCCTTTTCGCTGGAAAAGTTGACGCTTTGATGGCTGGCATGGCCGTGACTAGAAGACGAATGCTGCAAATTGACTTTAGCATCCCCTACATTACAGTGGACGAAAAACTTCTGGTTAAGCAAGGGAGCGGTATTAGCGGTCCTGTAGATCTCGCAGGACGAACTGTGGCGGTCGTCGCCGGATCTAGCACCGAAGTGGCCTTACAAAAGGCACAGCCGAAGGCTAAGTTGTTGCGCTATCAAGAACTGCCCGACGGGTTTCTTGCACTAAAACGAGGACTAGCGGACGCCTTTGCATCTGATGTTATGATTATCACGAAGCTCGCCGCAACCGATACTCAGCAGAAATATGAAATTGTTGGCCCGGACCTCGACGTCATTCCCATTGCGGTGGGAGTCCGTCCCATTGACTCGAGATGGCGTGACACAATGACCTTTACACTCTTGGACATGCAGAAGGACGGTACTTACGCGAAATTGTTCGACGAGTACTTTGGTAAGAACAGTCAATTTCACTTGCCGGTTCCGGCACTAGATCTGCAGGGAATGCCAGATTAA
- a CDS encoding amino acid ABC transporter permease encodes MPVILESWRYFLLGTYPQGPIGGLILTVYLGVYTGATALAIGLTLGSMSLVPFPPIRWIARVLVMLVRGIPSLVFLFWMYFLLPRLTGIDLSPFQSLSIGLAVYHGSYMAEDIRGGIQAVHRGQREAGYATGLGGLNILHHIILPQAVRAIIPALVNRFVTLFMYTSVVALFGVLDFMRIGVLLNDRSLIYPMQIFGFVGAVYFCFSYGLTRLGRKLEKRWQWAPKVHSFDTAV; translated from the coding sequence ATGCCCGTGATCCTGGAGAGTTGGCGTTACTTCTTGCTGGGCACTTATCCGCAGGGCCCAATCGGGGGCCTAATCCTTACTGTATACCTAGGCGTCTACACGGGAGCAACAGCGCTCGCTATCGGCCTGACATTGGGTTCTATGTCGCTGGTGCCTTTCCCACCGATAAGATGGATCGCCCGTGTTCTAGTGATGCTCGTTAGAGGCATACCTTCGCTCGTTTTCTTGTTTTGGATGTACTTCCTGTTGCCCCGACTTACCGGTATTGATTTATCGCCCTTCCAGAGCCTCTCGATAGGACTAGCTGTTTATCATGGCAGTTACATGGCGGAGGACATTCGGGGAGGCATTCAGGCGGTACATCGAGGGCAGAGGGAAGCTGGTTATGCTACAGGGCTCGGCGGGCTCAACATCCTCCACCATATCATCCTACCTCAGGCCGTGCGAGCCATTATCCCAGCCTTGGTCAATCGGTTTGTGACGCTGTTTATGTACACATCTGTAGTTGCCCTATTCGGCGTCCTGGACTTCATGCGAATTGGCGTACTGTTGAATGACCGCTCCCTAATCTACCCGATGCAAATCTTCGGCTTTGTTGGTGCCGTGTATTTCTGCTTCAGCTACGGTCTGACGCGATTGGGTCGGAAACTTGAGAAACGGTGGCAGTGGGCACCGAAAGTACACAGTTTCGATACAGCAGTGTAG
- a CDS encoding DUF2283 domain-containing protein: MKQGYNITYDRAANALYIYLRGVESVSQREFSEDIILDLGEDGGLVGIEVLDPGADLSRLVGEFGLDPHLLSVVDTFRKLIPDTRKQLALT; the protein is encoded by the coding sequence ATGAAGCAGGGCTACAACATCACCTATGACCGAGCCGCTAACGCGCTCTATATCTATTTGCGCGGAGTGGAGTCTGTGTCCCAGCGCGAGTTCTCAGAGGACATCATTCTCGACCTGGGCGAAGATGGTGGACTCGTGGGGATTGAAGTGCTCGATCCGGGGGCCGATCTTTCCAGGCTGGTAGGAGAATTCGGTTTGGATCCCCATCTTCTAAGTGTCGTCGATACCTTTCGCAAGCTTATTCCAGACACCCGCAAACAACTAGCCCTCACTTAG
- a CDS encoding Zn-dependent hydrolase — translation MTQGPTSVNSERIWSNLMTMAEIGKTSSHGVRRLALSDADRDARNLLKQWFTAAGLTLRVDDLGNMYGRRKGVDDSAPPIVFGSHLDTVPTGGRFDGSLGVLGALEVVCTLNDAGVRTEAPLEVVNWTNEEGVRFGPAMLASGTVCGHFTRDQAYATRDVEGRTFVDELTRIGYLGDLNNRLRECAAYLELHIEQGPVLERAGAQIGIVEGIEGISWNRIEVVGRAAHAGPTPMPDRRDAMVAAARLVLLLRDISERLNDIKTTVGQLNVSPNVVNVVPGRVEMMLDVRSPRDDGLTRALGMADEACQRVEELDHVTIRRSEVWRSPVTPFAHQVVTAVANAAAGRGYSRRRLWAGAGHDAKYMAEHFPTGMIFVPSRNGLSHNEAEWSAPEDCARGADVLLESVLTLAGSV, via the coding sequence GTGACTCAAGGTCCGACTTCAGTCAATTCCGAGCGTATTTGGTCTAACCTCATGACCATGGCGGAAATTGGTAAGACGTCAAGCCACGGCGTCCGGCGCCTCGCCTTGAGCGACGCCGATCGTGACGCGCGGAACTTGTTAAAACAGTGGTTCACAGCGGCAGGCTTGACGCTTCGGGTTGACGATCTCGGCAATATGTACGGCCGACGAAAGGGTGTCGATGACAGCGCGCCACCGATAGTTTTTGGATCCCATCTAGACACAGTTCCGACCGGCGGTCGGTTTGATGGATCACTTGGCGTGCTGGGCGCACTCGAAGTTGTGTGCACGCTTAATGATGCCGGCGTTCGAACCGAAGCCCCGTTGGAAGTCGTGAACTGGACGAATGAAGAAGGTGTACGTTTCGGACCGGCAATGTTGGCGAGCGGCACCGTTTGCGGTCATTTCACCCGAGATCAGGCGTATGCGACGCGCGATGTAGAAGGGAGAACCTTTGTCGACGAACTGACGCGCATCGGCTATCTTGGTGACCTTAATAACCGTCTTCGCGAATGCGCCGCTTACCTCGAACTTCACATCGAGCAGGGTCCCGTCCTGGAGCGGGCAGGGGCACAAATCGGCATCGTGGAGGGCATCGAAGGCATCTCTTGGAATCGCATCGAGGTCGTTGGTCGCGCGGCTCACGCGGGTCCAACACCCATGCCGGATCGCCGAGATGCAATGGTTGCTGCAGCGCGACTCGTATTGCTGTTGAGGGACATTTCAGAGCGGCTGAACGATATCAAAACTACCGTCGGCCAGCTAAATGTCTCGCCGAACGTTGTCAACGTCGTCCCCGGCCGCGTGGAGATGATGTTGGACGTGCGGTCCCCGCGCGATGATGGGCTGACGCGGGCGCTGGGCATGGCCGACGAGGCATGCCAGCGCGTTGAGGAACTAGATCATGTCACCATTCGACGCAGCGAAGTCTGGCGGAGCCCAGTTACGCCGTTTGCCCACCAGGTCGTCACGGCCGTAGCGAATGCGGCGGCAGGCCGTGGATATAGTCGGAGACGCTTATGGGCGGGCGCTGGTCACGACGCGAAGTACATGGCCGAGCACTTTCCAACTGGCATGATCTTTGTGCCCAGCAGAAATGGTCTTAGCCATAATGAGGCTGAATGGAGTGCCCCCGAAGATTGTGCGCGTGGCGCCGACGTACTGCTTGAATCCGTCCTCACACTGGCCGGCAGCGTATAG
- a CDS encoding recombinase family protein → MSTSDKDQNPETQLLPLREFVESQAGWTAVGEYMDHASATDLRGRVAWGRLLDGASRHKIDLVLVWRLDRAFRSVLDASTTLERLRGWNVGLRSFSEPWLDTTSPFGEALYYITVAYAQLERGILSERVRAGMDRAKRQGKRLGRPSRIQDAEFLCEWEGLVPALYAGQISRAEAARRLGVGRATIGRLLAGVRNGSHVEPSESRTLGGSGK, encoded by the coding sequence GTGAGTACGTCTGACAAGGACCAGAACCCCGAGACCCAACTGCTACCCTTGCGGGAGTTTGTAGAGAGCCAGGCGGGGTGGACGGCCGTCGGGGAGTACATGGACCACGCTTCGGCCACCGACCTGAGAGGCCGTGTGGCGTGGGGGCGGCTCCTGGATGGCGCCAGCAGGCACAAGATTGACCTCGTCCTAGTCTGGAGGCTGGACCGGGCCTTCAGGAGCGTTCTGGACGCCTCTACGACGCTGGAGCGCCTCCGAGGCTGGAACGTGGGTCTCCGCTCGTTTAGCGAGCCGTGGCTGGACACAACCTCGCCCTTCGGGGAAGCCCTCTACTATATCACCGTCGCTTACGCCCAGTTGGAACGAGGCATCCTGAGCGAGAGAGTTCGGGCAGGTATGGACAGGGCGAAACGCCAGGGGAAGCGGCTCGGGCGTCCCAGTCGCATCCAGGATGCGGAGTTCCTTTGCGAGTGGGAGGGGCTCGTACCCGCCCTCTACGCCGGACAGATCAGCCGAGCGGAAGCCGCCCGGCGGTTGGGCGTCGGACGGGCTACGATTGGGCGGCTCCTGGCAGGTGTCCGAAATGGGAGTCACGTAGAGCCCTCCGAAAGCCGTACTCTGGGCGGCTCCGGTAAGTGA
- a CDS encoding amino acid ABC transporter ATP-binding protein — protein sequence MASKPSARLAPAGASPPTIEFRKVNKWFGNLHVLRDVSFAVAPGEVIVICGPSGSGKSTLVRCINHLEPVQSGTISVFGRPIDEWKRNLRELQSEIGVVFQTFNLYPHKTAVENVTLAPILVKGLSKREARDLAMSLLERVGVADKANVHPAYLSGGQQQRVAIARALAMQPKIMLFDEPTSALDPEMINEVLQVIAALTKEGMTMVIVTHEMGFARGVAHRIMFMDRGEILEFAKATTFFANPETERAKAFLAKILSHDITG from the coding sequence TTGGCGTCTAAACCTTCGGCCAGATTGGCACCGGCAGGCGCGTCGCCGCCTACAATCGAGTTCCGAAAAGTAAACAAATGGTTTGGCAATCTTCACGTACTGCGCGATGTATCTTTTGCGGTCGCGCCGGGCGAAGTCATAGTTATTTGTGGCCCTTCGGGATCCGGAAAGAGTACGCTGGTACGGTGCATTAATCACCTAGAGCCGGTTCAATCGGGCACCATTTCTGTTTTTGGGCGGCCCATTGATGAGTGGAAGCGCAATCTCAGGGAGCTGCAATCGGAAATAGGGGTGGTGTTCCAGACCTTCAACTTGTACCCTCACAAGACCGCCGTGGAGAATGTGACACTAGCGCCTATTTTGGTCAAGGGACTATCCAAGCGAGAAGCGCGCGATCTAGCGATGTCGCTATTGGAACGAGTAGGGGTAGCAGATAAAGCGAACGTCCACCCCGCCTATCTGTCTGGAGGACAGCAGCAGCGCGTGGCGATTGCACGTGCCCTAGCTATGCAACCTAAGATCATGCTCTTCGATGAACCAACATCAGCGTTAGACCCCGAGATGATTAACGAGGTCCTCCAGGTAATTGCCGCCTTGACCAAAGAAGGCATGACGATGGTAATTGTTACACACGAAATGGGGTTTGCCCGCGGCGTCGCGCACCGAATAATGTTCATGGATCGAGGCGAAATTTTGGAGTTCGCTAAGGCGACGACCTTCTTTGCAAACCCGGAGACTGAGCGTGCCAAAGCTTTTCTTGCGAAGATTCTGTCCCATGACATCACGGGATGA